The proteins below come from a single Zhouia spongiae genomic window:
- the fahA gene encoding fumarylacetoacetase — translation MPHTANDPKKQSWIPVSQDSDFPIQNIPFGVFLTRDDVITIGTRIGDKAIDLGALHQLGYFEDIPLTDDIFLQDSLNDFISDGKKTWRLVRNRISEIFEKENSELRDNEEHCKIVLFDLDEIEMQLPVQIGDYTDFYSSKEHATNVGTMFRDPNNALLPNWLHIPVGYHGRSSSIIPSGIPVHRPMGQTLPLGEINPVYGPSKRVDFELEMAFITTDANLLGEPIPVGEAEDYIFGMVLFNDWSARDIQKWEYVPLGPFLAKNFASSISPWIVTIDALEPFRVEGPEQDPKPLPYLQTTGKKSFDINLEVELTPENGETAILTRSNFKYMYWNMAQQLAHHTVNGCKVNSGDMMASGTISGPTPDSYGSMLELTWGGKNPIKLNDGSERKFVEDGDTITVKGYCRNADYRIGFGEVSSKLLPPYNPKKNNKH, via the coding sequence ATGCCACACACAGCTAACGACCCAAAAAAGCAATCTTGGATTCCTGTTTCTCAGGACTCTGACTTCCCCATACAAAATATCCCTTTCGGGGTATTCCTGACTCGCGATGATGTTATTACTATCGGTACCCGTATCGGGGACAAAGCTATAGACCTCGGTGCTTTACATCAATTAGGATATTTTGAAGATATTCCGTTAACCGACGATATCTTCTTACAGGACTCCCTTAATGACTTTATATCCGACGGAAAGAAAACATGGAGGCTGGTAAGAAACAGAATTTCTGAAATCTTCGAAAAAGAAAACTCAGAACTTAGAGATAATGAAGAACACTGTAAAATCGTATTATTCGATTTAGATGAAATCGAAATGCAGCTCCCGGTTCAAATCGGTGATTATACCGATTTCTACAGCAGCAAAGAACACGCTACCAATGTGGGTACCATGTTCAGGGATCCTAATAATGCCTTGCTGCCAAACTGGTTGCACATTCCGGTCGGATATCACGGCAGGAGCTCTTCCATCATCCCTTCTGGTATTCCGGTACACAGACCTATGGGACAAACCTTGCCGCTTGGTGAAATTAATCCGGTGTATGGTCCTTCTAAAAGGGTTGATTTTGAACTGGAAATGGCATTCATTACTACCGATGCCAATCTTCTGGGAGAACCTATTCCTGTCGGTGAAGCTGAAGATTATATTTTCGGAATGGTGCTGTTTAACGATTGGAGTGCCAGAGATATCCAAAAATGGGAATATGTTCCGCTGGGACCATTCCTGGCAAAGAACTTTGCTTCTTCCATTTCACCGTGGATCGTTACCATCGATGCCCTCGAACCTTTTAGAGTAGAAGGACCTGAACAAGATCCGAAACCATTACCATATTTACAGACAACAGGAAAAAAGAGCTTCGATATTAATTTAGAAGTAGAGCTGACCCCTGAAAATGGAGAGACAGCTATCCTCACCAGAAGTAACTTCAAATACATGTATTGGAATATGGCACAGCAATTGGCTCACCATACTGTTAACGGATGTAAAGTTAATAGCGGGGATATGATGGCCAGCGGTACCATATCGGGCCCTACTCCCGACTCCTACGGATCTATGCTCGAGTTAACCTGGGGAGGTAAAAACCCTATTAAACTTAACGATGGTAGTGAACGTAAATTTGTGGAAGACGGAGATACCATTACCGTAAAAGGGTATTGTCGAAACGCCGATTACAGAATTGGATTTGGTGAAGTTTCATCTAAATTACTCCCACCTTACAATCCGAAAAAAAATAATAAACACTAA
- a CDS encoding adenylosuccinate synthetase: protein MLLKNLCYLLLIFQAPEEIPKDSDNDPVDFTAFENILIYIIIPILIFVLYFVWRQMKQRERKKRR from the coding sequence ATGTTATTAAAAAATTTATGTTATTTATTGTTGATTTTTCAGGCACCGGAAGAGATACCGAAAGACTCTGATAATGACCCCGTTGATTTTACCGCATTTGAAAATATCCTGATCTATATTATAATTCCTATCCTGATCTTTGTGTTGTATTTTGTCTGGCGGCAAATGAAACAAAGAGAAAGAAAAAAAAGGAGGTAA
- a CDS encoding glycosyltransferase, translating to MSTVLIIGYVWPEPDSSAAGRRMLQLIRLFQSQGMKVVFSSPAQRTGNGSDLEETGVETRQIELNNSSFDVFIEGLRPQIVMFDRYMMEEQFGWRVNEKCPEAIRILDTEDLHFLRKARHKAVKNNAEADLFEGDLVLRELASIYRSDLTLIISEAEMKLLKDVFKLPDELLMYLPFLEDPIRQSDIKAWKPFEERSHFIFIGNFLHAPNWDAVLYLKKHVWPLIRKQLPQVELHIYGAYATQKVFDLHQEQQGFLIKGKAENAREVMQAARVCIAPLRFGAGLKGKLIEAMQCGTPSVTTEVGAEGIKGDLEWNGFVTGDPVSMARMAAVLYTGKTQWYEAQASGISILNKRFDAAVFKKNLIYAIDRLQYDQDRHRRVNILGRMLNHQTMQSYRYMAKWIEEKNKN from the coding sequence ATGTCAACAGTTTTAATTATCGGTTATGTATGGCCGGAACCGGATTCATCAGCTGCTGGCCGTAGAATGTTACAGTTGATCCGCCTGTTTCAGAGCCAAGGTATGAAAGTGGTTTTTTCTTCGCCCGCACAACGAACCGGTAACGGGTCTGACCTGGAGGAAACAGGGGTCGAGACCAGGCAAATAGAATTAAACAATTCGTCGTTTGATGTTTTTATCGAAGGGTTACGTCCGCAAATCGTAATGTTCGACAGATACATGATGGAGGAGCAATTCGGATGGCGTGTGAATGAGAAATGTCCGGAAGCAATCAGGATTCTGGATACTGAAGATCTGCATTTTTTAAGGAAGGCAAGACATAAAGCCGTAAAGAATAATGCAGAGGCAGATCTTTTTGAAGGAGATTTGGTTTTACGCGAACTGGCCAGTATATATCGTTCAGACCTTACGCTCATTATATCTGAGGCCGAAATGAAATTATTGAAAGATGTTTTTAAGCTTCCGGATGAATTGCTGATGTATCTGCCCTTTCTTGAAGACCCCATACGACAAAGCGATATAAAAGCATGGAAACCTTTTGAAGAGCGATCGCATTTTATCTTTATAGGTAATTTTTTACATGCTCCCAACTGGGATGCAGTTTTATATTTGAAAAAGCATGTATGGCCTTTGATCAGAAAGCAACTGCCGCAGGTCGAATTACATATTTACGGAGCCTATGCAACGCAAAAAGTCTTTGATCTGCATCAAGAACAGCAAGGTTTCCTGATAAAGGGGAAGGCTGAGAATGCCAGGGAAGTGATGCAGGCAGCCAGGGTTTGTATTGCACCATTGCGTTTTGGAGCCGGGTTGAAAGGAAAACTGATAGAAGCTATGCAGTGCGGTACGCCGAGTGTTACTACTGAAGTAGGCGCAGAGGGTATTAAGGGCGATCTTGAATGGAATGGTTTTGTTACCGGTGATCCGGTTTCTATGGCCCGTATGGCTGCTGTATTGTACACAGGTAAAACGCAGTGGTATGAGGCCCAGGCCAGTGGTATATCCATTTTAAATAAGCGATTCGATGCCGCTGTGTTTAAGAAAAACCTGATCTATGCCATAGATCGGCTACAGTATGATCAGGATCGTCACAGACGGGTAAACATACTAGGGAGAATGCTTAACCACCAAACGATGCAATCGTACAGGTATATGGCCAAGTGGATTGAAGAAAAGAATAAGAATTGA
- the smpB gene encoding SsrA-binding protein SmpB yields the protein MKNKINIQNKKARFEYEILDKYVAGIVLTGTEIKSIRLGKASITESFCEFNDRGELFAVNTYIEEYTHGTHYNHKPRSERKLLLNKRELRKLHKEVKNAGLTIVPLRIFLNDRGLAKMEVALAKGKKLHDKRETIKDRENKRNLDRIKKSYK from the coding sequence ATGAAAAATAAAATCAATATACAAAACAAAAAGGCACGTTTCGAATATGAAATACTGGATAAGTATGTTGCCGGAATTGTTCTAACCGGAACTGAAATTAAATCGATCCGTTTAGGAAAAGCCTCTATTACAGAAAGTTTCTGCGAGTTTAATGATCGTGGCGAACTGTTTGCTGTCAATACGTATATTGAAGAATACACTCATGGTACCCACTACAACCACAAACCCAGAAGCGAACGTAAACTCCTTTTAAATAAAAGAGAGCTCCGAAAACTTCATAAGGAAGTTAAAAATGCCGGTCTCACCATCGTCCCGTTAAGGATATTCTTAAACGATCGCGGATTGGCTAAAATGGAAGTAGCTCTTGCTAAAGGTAAAAAGCTGCACGATAAGCGTGAAACGATTAAGGACAGGGAAAACAAAAGAAACCTCGATCGCATAAAAAAATCCTACAAATAG
- the clpB gene encoding ATP-dependent chaperone ClpB — protein sequence MNFNNYTIKSQEAIQRAQQIAQSYGHQQIENEHIFKGLSEVDENVLPFLLKKLNVNVALLNQILDSTLNSFPKVSGQDMMLSRDAANTLNEASIIAKKMNDEFVSVEHLVLAIFKSKSKIAQILKDQGVTEKGLKSAIEELRKGERVTSASAEETYNALNKYAKNLNQLANDGKLDPVIGRDEEIRRVLQILSRRTKNNPMLVGEPGVGKTAIAEGLAHRIIQGDVPENLKDKQIFSLDMGALIAGAKYKGEFEERLKSVVKEVTSAEGDIVMFIDEIHTLVGAGGGEGAMDAANILKPALARGELRAIGATTLDEYQKYFEKDKALERRFQKVMVDEPDTESAISILRGIKEKYETHHKVRIKDDAIIAAVELSQRYITNRFLPDKAIDLMDEAASKLRMEINSKPEELDVLDRKIMQLEIEIEAIKRENDEAKLKSLNADLANLKEERNEIFAKWQSEKDVVDEVQNTKEAIENYKLEAEKAERDGNYGKVAEIRYGKIKDATEKLEELKKELLQMQGEGNTLIKEEVTSEDIAEVVAKWTGIPVSKMLQSEREKLLKLEDELHARVVGQEEAIQAVSDAIRRSRAGLQDTKKPIGSFLFLGTTGVGKTELAKALAEYLFDDETAMTRIDMSEYQERHSVSRLVGAPPGYIGYDEGGQLTEAVRRKPYSVVLLDEIEKAHPDVFNILLQVLDEGRLTDNKGRLADFRNTIIIMTSNLGSHIIQEKFDAVKDIDTATESAKVEVLGLLKQSVRPEFLNRIDDIIMFTPLTRANINDIVRLQLKNVFKMVAKQNITLDATEEAITHLAQKGYDPQFGARPVKRVIQKEVLNELSKEILSGKVHTDSIILLDEFDDKLVFRNQSDLVEN from the coding sequence ATGAATTTTAACAATTATACCATAAAATCGCAGGAAGCCATTCAGCGTGCTCAGCAAATAGCACAAAGTTATGGTCATCAGCAAATAGAAAATGAGCATATTTTTAAAGGTTTATCAGAGGTAGACGAAAATGTGCTTCCTTTTTTATTAAAGAAGCTAAATGTTAACGTAGCACTCTTAAATCAGATTTTAGACAGCACCCTGAACAGCTTTCCAAAAGTAAGTGGACAAGACATGATGTTATCGCGCGATGCAGCTAACACCTTGAATGAAGCTAGTATCATTGCAAAAAAGATGAACGACGAATTTGTTTCTGTCGAACATCTGGTGCTGGCAATTTTCAAGTCTAAAAGTAAAATAGCCCAGATTTTAAAAGATCAGGGAGTGACTGAAAAAGGATTAAAAAGTGCCATTGAAGAGTTGCGTAAAGGTGAAAGAGTTACATCTGCTAGCGCAGAAGAAACCTATAACGCACTTAACAAATACGCTAAAAACCTTAACCAGCTGGCCAACGATGGTAAACTCGATCCGGTTATCGGGCGCGACGAAGAAATACGCAGGGTTTTACAAATATTGTCCAGACGAACCAAGAACAACCCTATGCTTGTCGGCGAACCGGGCGTGGGTAAAACAGCTATTGCAGAAGGATTGGCGCACAGGATCATCCAGGGAGATGTACCTGAGAACTTAAAAGACAAACAGATCTTTTCCCTCGACATGGGTGCCCTTATCGCAGGTGCTAAATACAAAGGAGAGTTTGAAGAACGGTTAAAATCCGTCGTCAAAGAAGTTACCTCGGCCGAAGGAGATATCGTCATGTTCATTGATGAAATCCACACCCTTGTCGGCGCAGGTGGTGGCGAAGGAGCCATGGATGCAGCTAATATACTAAAACCGGCATTAGCCCGTGGTGAATTAAGGGCTATCGGAGCTACAACGTTAGATGAATACCAAAAATACTTCGAAAAAGACAAAGCCCTCGAACGTCGTTTCCAGAAAGTTATGGTCGACGAACCGGACACCGAGAGTGCTATATCCATACTACGTGGTATAAAAGAAAAATATGAAACACACCACAAAGTACGTATTAAAGACGATGCCATTATAGCTGCCGTAGAATTGTCGCAACGATATATTACAAACAGATTTTTACCCGATAAAGCCATTGATCTGATGGATGAGGCCGCATCTAAGCTACGAATGGAAATAAACTCCAAACCCGAAGAGTTAGATGTACTCGATAGAAAGATCATGCAATTAGAAATTGAGATTGAAGCCATTAAACGCGAAAACGATGAAGCCAAACTCAAAAGTTTAAATGCAGATCTCGCAAACCTGAAAGAAGAACGCAACGAGATTTTTGCCAAATGGCAATCTGAAAAAGACGTGGTAGATGAGGTTCAGAATACCAAGGAAGCCATCGAAAACTATAAACTGGAAGCCGAAAAAGCAGAAAGGGATGGCAACTACGGAAAAGTTGCCGAAATCCGTTATGGCAAAATAAAAGATGCCACTGAAAAACTCGAAGAGCTTAAAAAAGAACTGCTCCAAATGCAGGGCGAAGGTAATACCCTGATTAAAGAAGAGGTTACCAGTGAAGATATCGCCGAGGTTGTTGCCAAATGGACAGGAATACCTGTATCAAAAATGCTTCAGAGCGAACGTGAAAAATTATTGAAACTGGAAGACGAACTACATGCCAGAGTCGTCGGACAAGAAGAAGCTATTCAGGCAGTTTCTGATGCTATCAGAAGAAGTCGGGCCGGTTTACAGGATACTAAAAAACCGATAGGTTCATTCCTCTTTTTAGGAACAACCGGGGTTGGTAAAACAGAACTGGCAAAAGCCCTGGCAGAATATTTGTTCGATGATGAGACCGCCATGACCCGGATTGATATGAGCGAATACCAGGAACGGCATTCCGTAAGCAGATTGGTAGGTGCTCCTCCGGGATATATTGGATATGATGAAGGCGGACAACTAACAGAAGCTGTTCGTCGTAAACCTTATTCGGTTGTATTATTAGACGAGATTGAAAAAGCCCACCCGGATGTGTTCAATATCTTGTTACAAGTGCTTGATGAAGGCCGGCTGACAGATAACAAAGGTCGTTTGGCAGATTTCAGAAATACCATCATTATTATGACAAGCAACCTTGGAAGCCATATCATCCAGGAAAAGTTTGACGCCGTAAAGGACATAGATACTGCTACCGAATCAGCAAAAGTCGAAGTACTCGGCTTACTGAAACAATCGGTCAGACCTGAGTTCTTGAACCGTATAGATGATATTATTATGTTTACACCCTTAACCCGGGCCAACATAAATGATATTGTACGCTTACAATTGAAAAATGTGTTTAAAATGGTGGCTAAGCAAAATATTACCCTCGACGCTACCGAAGAAGCCATCACACACCTGGCTCAAAAAGGATATGATCCGCAATTCGGGGCAAGGCCGGTGAAAAGAGTGATTCAGAAAGAAGTTCTTAACGAGCTGTCAAAAGAAATTCTAAGTGGTAAAGTACATACAGACAGTATCATCTTACTCGATGAATTCGATGATAAACTTGTATTCAGAAACCAGTCCGACTTGGTAGAAAATTAA
- a CDS encoding protein-L-isoaspartate(D-aspartate) O-methyltransferase, translating to MKDTHKHKGMRNKLAEVVAAKGIKDNRILDAIRKIPRHLFMDSSFEDHAYQDKAFPIAADQTISQPYTVAFQTELLEISPGDKILEIGTGSGYQTAVLLEMGALVYSVERQKELFKKTNIFLPKLGYRPRRLVFGDGYKGLPEEAPYDGIIVTAGAPFVPKPLLAQLKIGGKLVIPVGQDSQVMTLFTRKSDVEFEKQELGQFRFVPLLGDKN from the coding sequence GTGAAAGATACTCATAAACATAAAGGAATGCGCAATAAACTGGCAGAAGTTGTTGCGGCGAAGGGGATAAAGGACAATAGGATATTAGACGCTATCAGAAAAATTCCGAGACATTTATTTATGGACAGTAGCTTTGAAGATCATGCCTATCAGGATAAAGCATTTCCCATTGCTGCCGATCAAACGATTTCGCAACCTTATACAGTTGCTTTTCAAACAGAGCTATTAGAGATATCTCCCGGAGATAAGATCTTGGAAATAGGTACGGGGAGTGGTTATCAAACGGCTGTACTTCTTGAAATGGGGGCTTTGGTGTATTCTGTTGAACGACAAAAAGAGCTTTTTAAAAAAACGAATATCTTTCTTCCTAAGTTGGGGTACAGACCCAGGCGACTCGTTTTCGGAGATGGCTATAAGGGGTTGCCGGAGGAAGCACCTTATGATGGGATTATAGTTACCGCAGGGGCCCCGTTTGTGCCAAAACCTTTGTTGGCGCAATTAAAAATAGGAGGAAAGCTGGTTATTCCGGTAGGGCAGGATTCACAGGTTATGACCTTGTTTACCAGAAAATCGGATGTGGAGTTTGAAAAACAGGAACTTGGCCAGTTCAGGTTCGTTCCGTTGTTAGGTGATAAAAATTAA
- the ytxJ gene encoding bacillithiol system redox-active protein YtxJ: MGLFDKIFGGSADEDSVSHVSWKTLEDTNKIDELIVLSHLKPVVIFKHSTRCGISRMVLNGFEQGYNLGEESIELYFLDLLKYRNVSNEVAQRFGVVHQSPQLIIVKAGEVVHHNSHGEIDVKIINKFI; encoded by the coding sequence ATGGGATTATTTGATAAAATATTTGGTGGATCGGCTGATGAGGATTCAGTTTCTCATGTGTCCTGGAAAACACTTGAAGATACAAATAAAATAGATGAATTAATAGTATTGTCGCATCTAAAACCTGTAGTTATATTTAAGCACAGTACCCGATGCGGCATTAGCAGAATGGTGTTGAACGGATTCGAACAGGGGTACAATTTGGGAGAAGAAAGTATTGAGCTCTATTTTTTAGACCTGCTGAAGTACAGAAATGTTTCTAACGAAGTGGCGCAAAGATTTGGAGTTGTACATCAAAGTCCACAGTTAATTATTGTAAAAGCAGGGGAGGTGGTTCATCACAATTCACACGGGGAGATCGATGTAAAAATTATTAATAAGTTTATTTAA
- the deoD gene encoding purine-nucleoside phosphorylase encodes MSIHIGATNGDIAENVLLPGDPLRARWIAETFLENPTLYNEVRGMYGYTGTYKGKKVSVQGTGMGVPSISIYVHELINEYGAKKLIRVGTAGSYQPYIKIRDIVLAMAASTNSSINRFTFKAEDYAPTANFELLQKAYQAANQKNIKVKAGNVLTSDVFYQDNSNYYKKWAQYGVLCVEMETAALYTLAAKYNVQALSILTISDSLVTHETSSSEDRETSLHDMIKIALEAI; translated from the coding sequence ATGAGTATACATATTGGTGCAACCAATGGTGATATTGCAGAAAATGTATTGTTACCCGGCGATCCGCTGAGAGCCAGATGGATCGCTGAAACATTCCTGGAAAATCCCACTCTGTATAATGAAGTTCGCGGAATGTATGGATATACGGGAACCTACAAGGGAAAAAAGGTTTCTGTTCAGGGAACGGGAATGGGCGTTCCTTCCATAAGCATTTATGTCCATGAACTCATCAATGAATATGGAGCCAAAAAACTTATAAGGGTCGGTACAGCCGGTTCATACCAGCCATACATAAAAATCAGGGACATCGTTCTGGCTATGGCGGCATCTACCAATAGCAGCATCAACCGCTTTACTTTCAAAGCAGAAGATTATGCTCCTACGGCTAATTTTGAATTGCTGCAAAAAGCTTATCAGGCGGCAAATCAAAAAAATATAAAAGTCAAGGCAGGCAATGTACTGACCAGCGATGTCTTTTATCAGGATAACTCCAATTATTACAAGAAATGGGCTCAGTATGGCGTTCTCTGCGTAGAAATGGAAACAGCCGCCCTATATACACTTGCTGCAAAATACAATGTACAGGCTTTATCTATCCTCACCATATCGGACAGTTTGGTTACCCACGAAACCTCTTCTTCCGAAGACAGAGAAACCTCATTACACGATATGATAAAAATTGCCCTGGAAGCAATATAA
- a CDS encoding Gfo/Idh/MocA family protein, which yields MLKAGVLGAGHLGKIHLRLLNQSEKYELVGFYDPNEKNAQKVSKEFGYKSFASIDDLIDAVDVVDIVTPTLSHYECAKKAIEKGKHIFIEKPIANSVDEAMEIIKLAKTHNVKGQIGHVERFNPAFLSVKDKIETPMFIETHRLAEFNPRGTDVPVVLDLMIHDIDIILRIVNSKVKSINASGVSVISNSPDIANARIEFENGCVANLTASRISLKNMRKSRFFQRDAYISIDFLEKKVEVVKMKDAPKNPDEFALVLQNAEGIKKQIYFENPKVSVNNAILDELETFAEAIHNDTDPVVTLEHGTEALKVAHDIINAF from the coding sequence ATGCTTAAAGCCGGAGTACTGGGTGCCGGACACCTGGGGAAGATTCACTTACGACTGTTAAATCAATCTGAGAAATATGAATTAGTAGGGTTTTATGATCCTAATGAAAAAAATGCTCAAAAAGTTTCGAAAGAATTCGGATATAAAAGTTTCGCTTCTATTGATGATTTAATCGATGCTGTTGATGTCGTTGATATTGTTACTCCGACACTTTCGCATTACGAATGTGCAAAAAAGGCCATCGAGAAGGGCAAACATATTTTTATTGAAAAGCCCATTGCTAATTCTGTCGATGAAGCGATGGAAATTATAAAACTCGCCAAAACGCATAACGTAAAAGGGCAAATAGGTCATGTTGAACGGTTCAATCCGGCATTCCTGTCGGTAAAGGACAAGATAGAAACACCCATGTTTATCGAAACCCACCGCCTGGCTGAATTCAATCCACGTGGCACCGATGTTCCTGTGGTCCTCGATTTAATGATTCACGATATAGATATCATCCTTCGGATTGTAAACTCAAAAGTAAAAAGTATTAACGCCAGTGGTGTGTCTGTAATCAGTAATTCCCCCGACATTGCAAATGCAAGAATTGAGTTTGAGAACGGTTGTGTTGCCAACCTGACCGCCAGTCGTATCTCATTGAAAAACATGCGTAAATCCCGCTTTTTTCAGCGCGATGCTTACATTTCTATCGATTTCCTGGAAAAAAAGGTAGAGGTCGTTAAAATGAAGGATGCTCCTAAAAATCCCGACGAATTTGCACTGGTCCTGCAAAATGCCGAAGGGATCAAAAAGCAGATCTATTTCGAAAATCCAAAGGTTTCTGTTAACAATGCTATTTTGGACGAATTAGAAACCTTTGCCGAAGCCATCCATAACGACACTGATCCTGTTGTTACATTAGAACATGGTACAGAAGCCCTGAAAGTAGCACACGATATTATTAACGCTTTCTAA
- the deoC gene encoding deoxyribose-phosphate aldolase: MEINRYIDHTLLKPATTINDIETLCREASTYDFFAVCVNGAYVSLAKRLLRDTSVSVCSVIGFPLGSMSGKTKAFETDQALSDGADEIDMVINLGLLKSGKHHEVLQEISFIRNITKRHTLKVIIETCYLTNAEKELVCKIAVDAGADFVKTSTGFGTGGATYNDIILMKKIINGKAKIKASGGIRDYQTAKKYIDLGVDRIGTSNGTDIVSWIKL; the protein is encoded by the coding sequence ATGGAAATAAACAGATACATCGATCATACACTGCTTAAGCCTGCTACTACCATAAACGATATTGAAACCCTTTGCCGGGAAGCAAGTACATACGATTTTTTTGCCGTATGTGTCAACGGAGCATATGTTTCGTTGGCGAAAAGACTTTTAAGAGATACCAGTGTTTCTGTTTGTTCTGTAATAGGATTTCCTCTTGGCTCAATGAGCGGAAAAACTAAAGCCTTCGAAACCGACCAGGCCCTGTCTGACGGAGCTGATGAAATCGATATGGTAATCAACCTGGGCTTGTTAAAAAGCGGTAAACACCATGAAGTGCTACAGGAAATCTCCTTTATAAGAAACATCACCAAAAGACACACTTTAAAAGTGATCATCGAAACATGTTATTTGACTAATGCCGAAAAAGAACTCGTATGTAAAATAGCGGTTGATGCTGGTGCTGATTTTGTAAAAACCTCTACCGGTTTTGGAACGGGAGGAGCTACATATAATGATATTATACTGATGAAAAAAATCATAAACGGAAAGGCGAAGATAAAAGCATCAGGAGGCATCAGAGATTATCAGACTGCTAAAAAGTATATTGATCTGGGGGTCGACAGAATCGGCACCTCCAACGGAACCGATATCGTATCCTGGATCAAGCTATAA
- the glyA gene encoding serine hydroxymethyltransferase: MQRDEQIFDLIQAEKERQIHGLELIASENFVSEQVMEAAGSVLTNKYAEGYPGKRYYGGCEVVDEVETIAIERAKELFGAAWVNVQPHSGSQANTAVYAACLKPGDKILGFDLSHGGHLTHGSPVNFSGKLYQPVFYGVEKETGVLNYDKIEEIAEKEQPKMIIAGASAYSRDINFKRFREIADKVGALLMADISHPAGLIAKGVLSDPIPHCHIVTTTTHKTLRGPRGGMIMMGKDFENPFGITLKSGKPRMMSSLLDSAVFPGNQGGPLEHIIAAKAIAFGEALTDEFLHYIIQVRKNAQAMAKAFVARGYDLISGGTDNHLMLIDLRNKEVTGKQTEEALEEAGITVNKNMVPFDDKSPFVTSGIRIGTAAITTRGLKEEDMETVVALIDEVVNNIENTSILEAVKAKVNDLMKNYPLFQA, translated from the coding sequence ATGCAACGCGACGAACAAATTTTTGATTTAATTCAAGCTGAAAAAGAGCGACAAATACACGGGTTAGAGCTTATTGCTTCCGAGAATTTTGTAAGTGAACAGGTTATGGAAGCTGCCGGTTCTGTTTTAACCAACAAGTATGCGGAAGGGTATCCGGGAAAACGTTATTATGGCGGATGTGAAGTTGTTGATGAAGTGGAAACCATAGCTATTGAACGTGCAAAGGAACTGTTTGGTGCAGCATGGGTGAACGTACAGCCTCACAGTGGATCTCAGGCTAATACGGCTGTGTATGCGGCGTGTTTAAAGCCGGGTGATAAAATTCTGGGTTTCGACCTTTCTCACGGGGGGCATTTAACACATGGATCGCCTGTAAACTTTTCCGGCAAATTATACCAGCCTGTTTTTTACGGGGTTGAAAAAGAAACGGGCGTATTGAATTATGACAAGATTGAAGAGATCGCAGAAAAAGAGCAGCCAAAAATGATTATAGCCGGTGCTTCTGCCTACTCACGTGATATCAATTTTAAAAGGTTCAGGGAAATTGCAGATAAAGTTGGAGCTTTATTGATGGCGGATATTTCGCATCCGGCAGGTTTGATCGCTAAAGGGGTGTTGAGTGACCCGATTCCGCACTGTCATATTGTTACTACAACCACACATAAAACATTACGTGGCCCCAGGGGAGGTATGATTATGATGGGGAAAGATTTTGAGAACCCATTTGGAATTACACTTAAAAGCGGAAAGCCAAGAATGATGTCTTCTTTATTGGATAGTGCTGTTTTTCCGGGTAACCAGGGTGGTCCGTTAGAGCATATTATCGCTGCGAAGGCAATTGCTTTTGGTGAAGCACTTACTGATGAGTTTTTACATTATATCATTCAGGTTAGGAAAAATGCCCAGGCAATGGCCAAAGCGTTTGTCGCAAGAGGATATGACCTGATTTCAGGAGGAACGGATAATCATTTAATGTTAATCGACCTTCGAAATAAGGAAGTAACAGGTAAACAGACCGAAGAGGCTTTAGAAGAAGCAGGAATTACGGTTAATAAGAATATGGTCCCGTTCGATGATAAAAGTCCGTTTGTAACAAGTGGCATAAGAATCGGTACGGCTGCGATTACAACAAGAGGTTTGAAAGAAGAAGATATGGAAACGGTTGTAGCTCTTATTGATGAAGTTGTTAATAATATTGAGAACACATCAATTCTTGAAGCGGTAAAAGCAAAAGTAAACGACTTAATGAAAAACTATCCGCTGTTTCAGGCATAA